A region from the Nostoc sp. HK-01 genome encodes:
- a CDS encoding putative CheW protein — protein sequence MLNTPFPFKRLSGSVSESDSLRVVVFAIADYLFALPVGAVLKVIACPPISSTVESGIGMVDLGAQTITIVDLRQKLIPQLQTQQTHQVSAVDTSGRFLLLTQTRTGELCGIPVDKPPALIDIPLEVVRPVPWSYRQVAELNFVSHMAVLSVAPNEEPLKVLLLGMNQILADKLGLPGTTQSLAPGLTSCEQRQRFLRFSLGDQGSGLLPFHSVVDMIHIASQEISPAPALPSWILGFYNWQGQMLRLVDLEHLLGYAPLFKRQSRPEKPIVLVVELQNQVVGFLVAHVYDVEWQDLQQAQSAPTDFSPNKLLNFVRGILPGDRWILDTKAIAQTLQWQTH from the coding sequence ATGCTTAACACTCCCTTTCCGTTTAAGCGATTATCTGGATCTGTCAGCGAGAGCGACTCATTACGAGTCGTTGTTTTTGCGATCGCCGACTATTTATTTGCCCTGCCAGTTGGTGCAGTTCTCAAGGTGATTGCTTGTCCTCCTATTAGTAGTACGGTTGAAAGCGGTATCGGGATGGTTGATTTGGGAGCGCAAACTATTACGATTGTGGACTTGCGCCAAAAGTTAATTCCGCAATTACAAACCCAACAGACACACCAAGTTTCTGCGGTTGACACTTCAGGACGCTTTTTACTTCTGACTCAAACGCGGACTGGAGAACTTTGTGGGATTCCTGTGGACAAGCCCCCTGCTTTAATTGATATTCCTTTGGAAGTTGTGCGTCCGGTGCCGTGGTCTTATCGGCAAGTGGCGGAGTTAAACTTTGTGAGCCACATGGCTGTCTTGTCTGTAGCACCAAACGAAGAACCACTCAAAGTCCTGCTTCTAGGCATGAACCAGATATTGGCTGATAAGTTGGGATTGCCCGGAACAACCCAGTCATTGGCTCCTGGACTGACATCATGCGAACAACGGCAAAGATTTCTGCGTTTTTCCTTGGGTGATCAAGGAAGTGGATTGCTACCATTCCACTCAGTAGTGGACATGATTCATATTGCTAGTCAAGAAATTTCCCCAGCCCCGGCCTTACCAAGTTGGATTTTAGGTTTCTATAATTGGCAAGGACAGATGCTGCGGCTGGTTGACTTAGAACATTTGCTTGGTTATGCACCGCTTTTTAAGCGGCAGTCACGACCAGAAAAGCCAATAGTTCTGGTTGTTGAGCTTCAAAATCAGGTAGTCGGGTTTTTGGTTGCTCATGTCTACGATGTAGAGTGGCAGGATTTACAGCAAGCGCAATCAGCACCAACCGACTTTTCCCCCAACAAACTACTAAATTTTGTTCGAGGTATTCTGCCAGGCGATCGCTGGATTTTAGACACCAAAGCGATCGCCCAGACATTGCAATGGCAAACCCACTGA
- a CDS encoding methyl-accepting chemotaxis sensory transducer with phytochrome sensor, protein MTIATLDTNFENQPVDNQIPIEEILANVAVLKAVFQSAKGPKVAQLQHKVSQIEAFIQALAKDSPSDNDDNVQRAFHLQREQLAAIKQQMPQAKNQTALLEVTVTALRDVLNADRVLIYRFEEDNRSRAIAEAIQAGWTSLLNQSLPINLFVTTDVSNGQHLLNNLNEVLELTPRQQQFWQRFQVQASLCLPLIVKQQPWGLLVIQHCLAPRQWQEAERSLLQQVGMMLTINLHSAEIVAPPAQQLSPPPQKAESFDRSQLLVPFQQVSQAVQEGVRIAELTNEYLMSIQDTVAFTNKQLQYLGEFCQQASSFVGLVEGLSSKIQILSLNTAIEATKANEQEQGLLAAAEQVEILARQARESTLTIEEWFQELQVATKDVASAIEPCDRQISAGLESIAQIQEQFRAIADIAACTLKSMSKP, encoded by the coding sequence GTGACGATCGCAACCTTAGATACTAATTTTGAAAACCAGCCTGTTGATAATCAAATCCCGATAGAAGAAATTTTGGCTAATGTGGCTGTACTCAAAGCAGTCTTTCAATCTGCTAAGGGGCCAAAGGTCGCTCAATTGCAGCACAAGGTAAGTCAAATCGAAGCTTTTATCCAAGCTTTGGCTAAGGATTCGCCCAGTGACAATGATGACAATGTTCAAAGAGCTTTTCATCTCCAGCGAGAACAACTTGCGGCGATCAAGCAGCAAATGCCGCAAGCAAAAAATCAAACCGCACTTTTGGAGGTTACAGTCACCGCCCTGCGAGATGTCCTTAACGCTGATCGCGTCCTGATTTATCGTTTTGAAGAAGATAATCGCAGTCGGGCGATCGCTGAAGCTATACAAGCAGGTTGGACATCCCTGCTCAACCAATCCCTACCGATAAATTTGTTTGTTACTACCGATGTTAGTAATGGACAACACTTACTCAACAACCTAAATGAAGTATTAGAATTAACACCGCGCCAACAGCAATTTTGGCAACGCTTTCAGGTGCAAGCGAGTCTGTGCTTGCCCTTGATTGTCAAACAACAGCCTTGGGGTTTGTTAGTTATTCAGCATTGCCTTGCACCCCGACAATGGCAAGAAGCAGAGCGCAGTTTGCTGCAACAAGTAGGAATGATGTTGACAATTAACTTGCACTCGGCTGAAATAGTAGCTCCACCTGCTCAACAGCTGTCACCGCCTCCCCAAAAGGCTGAATCTTTCGATCGCTCACAGTTATTAGTGCCATTTCAGCAAGTGAGCCAGGCCGTACAAGAAGGAGTAAGAATTGCCGAGCTTACCAACGAGTATTTAATGTCTATTCAAGATACTGTTGCTTTTACAAATAAACAGCTGCAATACCTTGGTGAATTTTGCCAGCAAGCTTCTAGCTTTGTCGGCCTTGTGGAAGGTTTGAGTAGTAAAATTCAGATTTTGTCCTTGAATACAGCTATTGAAGCAACAAAAGCTAACGAGCAGGAACAAGGTTTGCTTGCTGCTGCCGAACAGGTGGAAATTCTCGCTCGTCAAGCCCGCGAAAGCACCCTAACTATAGAGGAATGGTTCCAAGAACTCCAGGTGGCAACAAAAGACGTTGCTTCTGCTATTGAACCGTGCGATCGCCAAATCAGTGCGGGGCTGGAGTCAATCGCGCAAATCCAGGAGCAATTTAGAGCGATCGCCGACATCGCTGCTTGTACCCTCAAATCAATGTCGAAGCCATAG
- a CDS encoding putative CheA signal transduction histidine kinase produces MSTDFVPQPQNDDRFLEEAIDLLLFLEQELPNYTKDSNPGTALALMEAAGSLHSIAIAAELDTIAIVAAALEEIFQLLHQYRATIDGTIASLLSEGLDCLQMLLMAFLTASKIEEVEILERMSAIVARLQAEFGDSQETNLETSGHQPFIQFNDFLTEVESSASLPEPVMVKDKESFDRELIDETSPQSGSLYHVDAERPDFSRHVEKLTQNLTPQPPSLLGKGEKSKPLSLQGRGLERGFPDTVKSQTEQLPIKVGELANLEEADFQAWLGDFFLPAEISEASLVKSSSDRHTLSLQEYIPTVIATSIPAATPINNQHLEQLNALIATLLINYNQQACQEEQQQHTIGQLLRQVKRLQRLLDNLQEWSGRLAAISDTLSPLAASRSQQLYSNLQSVLAEASQVASTVHSLNNNHHQLKQELIQQEKLLNSSANLVKKVTTIPLKVALESLHRLWSQLQALQDKSARLHLQISDIQVDRAFSDRLRVLLLHISCYLLEQSIESCQTRQQLGKNSNGIIEFQIYQQGNQLIIDGCDDGAGLNLSQIYQQALAQGLALTKPGDILQATQLTELILEPEVSSVLCDRAAIELGSELTEVCKQLTAIQGRIVLKSKAGHGTAFSLQIPLEQKIAQLIVCQADSRVYAFVADSVEQICLSQSEQILQTQAGRMLFLQSSDISGFRSGDRDRPTTEMLVPIHLLTDVLVSPNYLPSPVTTYSTDTLNAFKQDKPLLVFRYLDKLCAVEVDCIIGKQSSTIHPLGETIPVAPYIQGTSVLANGQLSLVLDGRLLTKSLT; encoded by the coding sequence ATGAGTACCGATTTTGTCCCCCAACCGCAGAACGACGATCGCTTTCTAGAAGAAGCGATCGATTTGTTACTGTTCTTGGAGCAGGAGTTGCCTAACTATACAAAAGACAGTAACCCCGGTACAGCTTTGGCTCTCATGGAAGCTGCTGGCTCTCTACATTCGATTGCCATAGCAGCCGAGCTAGATACGATTGCTATAGTTGCGGCTGCACTAGAAGAGATTTTTCAGCTTTTGCATCAGTATCGGGCAACTATTGACGGCACAATCGCCTCCCTGTTATCGGAAGGATTGGATTGCCTACAAATGCTGCTGATGGCATTTTTAACAGCCTCGAAAATTGAGGAAGTAGAAATTCTGGAGCGGATGTCTGCCATTGTTGCTCGTTTACAAGCAGAATTTGGCGATTCCCAGGAAACAAACCTTGAGACATCGGGACATCAACCATTTATTCAGTTTAACGATTTCTTGACTGAGGTAGAATCTTCTGCATCTCTACCAGAGCCAGTTATGGTTAAAGACAAGGAAAGTTTTGACAGGGAACTTATAGATGAAACTAGCCCCCAGTCTGGCAGCCTTTATCATGTAGATGCTGAACGTCCTGACTTTTCACGTCATGTGGAAAAGCTAACGCAAAACCTAACCCCCCAGCCCCCTTCCCTACTAGGGAAGGGGGAGAAATCAAAGCCTCTCTCCTTGCAGGGGAGAGGTTTGGAGAGGGGTTTTCCAGATACCGTGAAAAGTCAGACCGAGCAGCTTCCCATTAAGGTAGGGGAACTAGCAAACCTGGAAGAGGCAGATTTTCAGGCTTGGTTGGGAGATTTTTTCCTGCCTGCTGAAATCTCTGAAGCATCCCTAGTTAAATCTTCGAGCGATCGCCATACACTCTCTTTGCAAGAATACATTCCCACCGTTATTGCAACTAGTATTCCAGCCGCCACACCAATCAATAATCAGCATCTCGAACAACTAAACGCACTGATTGCAACATTACTAATTAACTATAATCAGCAAGCTTGTCAGGAAGAACAACAGCAACATACCATCGGGCAGTTGCTTCGACAAGTTAAACGATTACAACGCCTGTTGGACAATCTACAGGAATGGTCAGGACGTTTAGCAGCAATTTCAGATACTCTTTCTCCTCTAGCTGCTTCTCGCTCTCAGCAATTGTACAGTAATCTGCAATCTGTTTTGGCTGAAGCATCTCAGGTGGCATCAACTGTTCATTCCTTGAATAACAATCATCACCAACTCAAACAAGAACTCATACAGCAGGAAAAGTTACTTAACAGTTCTGCCAATTTAGTCAAAAAAGTTACAACTATTCCTTTAAAAGTAGCCTTAGAATCGTTGCATCGGCTTTGGTCACAGTTACAAGCTCTACAAGATAAGTCGGCTAGACTACATTTACAAATTAGCGATATCCAAGTCGATCGCGCGTTTAGCGATCGCCTCCGTGTCCTCCTATTGCATATAAGTTGCTATTTACTAGAGCAAAGTATAGAGTCTTGCCAAACACGCCAACAGCTAGGTAAAAATAGCAACGGTATTATTGAATTTCAAATTTACCAGCAGGGAAATCAATTAATTATTGATGGCTGTGATGATGGTGCAGGACTTAATTTATCTCAAATCTATCAACAGGCTTTAGCCCAAGGACTCGCCCTGACAAAACCAGGGGATATTCTACAAGCAACGCAACTGACTGAATTAATACTTGAACCAGAGGTTTCATCTGTTTTATGCGATCGTGCTGCCATAGAGTTAGGATCAGAATTAACTGAAGTTTGCAAGCAATTAACAGCTATTCAAGGAAGAATAGTATTGAAGTCTAAAGCTGGACATGGTACAGCCTTCTCGCTGCAAATTCCCCTGGAGCAAAAAATTGCTCAACTTATTGTCTGCCAAGCTGACTCCAGAGTCTATGCGTTTGTTGCCGATTCTGTAGAGCAGATTTGTTTATCCCAGTCCGAACAAATTCTCCAAACTCAAGCGGGACGTATGTTATTTTTGCAGTCTTCTGACATCAGCGGCTTCAGGAGTGGCGATCGCGATCGTCCAACAACAGAAATGCTCGTCCCTATCCATTTACTGACTGATGTGCTGGTTTCTCCTAACTACCTTCCCAGCCCAGTCACCACTTACAGTACAGATACACTAAATGCTTTCAAGCAGGATAAGCCGTTATTAGTATTTCGTTACTTAGACAAACTATGTGCTGTAGAAGTAGATTGCATCATCGGCAAGCAATCCTCTACAATCCATCCTCTAGGTGAAACAATCCCAGTTGCTCCTTATATCCAAGGCACTAGCGTTCTTGCCAATGGACAACTTAGCCTGGTTTTGGATGGTCGCCTTTTGACAAAATCTCTAACTTAA
- a CDS encoding cadmium-transporting ATPase, whose translation MLYPQHLTKYTKEHADILAALVCGVLLFFGWFALHLGWLGWAILLLSAAYVIGGYESAREGITTLIKEKELDVDLLMIVAAVGAASLGLWRREYHLIIDGAILILIFAISGALEGYAMGRTERSIRSLMSLTPDTARVLHQGQEQMLPINQLKVGDEIVIKPGELIPTDGIIVSGYSTINQAAITGESLPVEKTIGEEVFAGTLNGYGALKLKIHKPAASNLIQRVIQLVEEAQESAPPSQEFIAKFERGYAKVIVVVGILLAILPPFILAWDWETTIYRALTFLVVASPCALTAAIMPALLSGIANGARQGILFKNGAQLENMGKVRAIAIDKTGTLTTGQVQVSQVIATDEYTQVDVLTTAAALESFSEHPIAKAVVQAASDLNWEHGTDVQAIPGQGIVGMLNNQNITLGNAAFVQLYVTKLPQKLQDLAHSWEYEGKTVVWLAQNTQVMGAIAIADMIRPEATATIRRLRQLGVEQIVMITGDNQRTAQTVAQAVGITQVYAELLPEDKLNLIRSLQKQYHTVAMVGDGINDAPALAQATVGIAMGGAGSDVALETADIVLIADRLEKIVVAMELGRRSQSIIKQNITFALTSIILLMLANFLGNINLPIGVIGHEGSTVLVTLNGLRLLRRF comes from the coding sequence ATGCTTTACCCACAGCATTTAACTAAATACACAAAAGAACACGCAGATATATTAGCAGCATTGGTTTGTGGAGTGTTGTTATTTTTTGGTTGGTTCGCCTTGCATCTAGGTTGGCTGGGATGGGCAATACTGTTGTTAAGCGCGGCTTATGTGATTGGTGGTTACGAAAGCGCCCGTGAGGGAATAACTACATTAATTAAAGAGAAAGAACTTGATGTAGATTTGCTGATGATTGTGGCGGCGGTTGGTGCAGCTAGTTTAGGTTTATGGCGTAGAGAATATCACCTAATTATTGATGGGGCAATTTTAATTCTCATCTTTGCGATTAGCGGCGCGTTAGAAGGTTATGCAATGGGGCGCACTGAACGGAGTATTCGCAGTTTGATGAGTTTAACACCCGATACAGCCAGGGTGCTGCATCAGGGACAGGAACAGATGTTACCCATCAATCAATTAAAAGTAGGAGATGAAATAGTTATCAAACCCGGAGAGTTAATTCCTACAGATGGCATCATTGTCTCTGGTTACAGCACCATTAATCAAGCGGCGATTACTGGAGAATCTTTACCTGTAGAGAAGACAATCGGCGAGGAGGTTTTTGCTGGGACACTCAACGGTTATGGGGCGCTGAAGTTAAAAATTCACAAACCAGCAGCGAGTAATTTGATTCAGCGAGTGATTCAGTTAGTGGAAGAAGCGCAAGAATCAGCACCACCTTCTCAAGAGTTTATCGCCAAATTTGAACGGGGATATGCCAAGGTAATTGTTGTAGTTGGCATATTACTCGCAATTTTGCCACCGTTTATTTTGGCGTGGGACTGGGAAACGACGATTTATCGCGCTTTAACTTTTTTAGTAGTGGCTTCTCCTTGTGCGCTGACGGCGGCAATTATGCCAGCATTATTATCAGGCATTGCCAACGGTGCAAGACAGGGGATTTTGTTCAAAAATGGCGCACAGTTAGAGAACATGGGTAAAGTCAGAGCGATCGCAATTGATAAAACTGGTACTTTAACTACAGGACAAGTGCAAGTATCTCAGGTAATTGCAACTGATGAATATACACAAGTAGATGTGTTAACAACAGCAGCAGCATTAGAATCCTTTTCTGAACATCCCATTGCTAAAGCCGTTGTTCAAGCAGCCAGTGATTTAAACTGGGAACATGGTACAGATGTCCAAGCAATACCCGGACAAGGTATTGTGGGGATGCTCAACAACCAAAACATTACACTGGGAAATGCAGCTTTTGTTCAACTATATGTGACAAAGTTACCGCAAAAACTCCAAGATTTGGCTCATAGTTGGGAATATGAGGGAAAAACTGTGGTTTGGTTAGCCCAAAATACACAAGTAATGGGAGCGATCGCCATTGCAGATATGATTAGACCAGAAGCTACAGCTACGATTCGCCGTCTGCGTCAGCTAGGTGTAGAACAAATCGTCATGATTACCGGAGATAACCAGCGTACAGCCCAAACCGTCGCCCAAGCAGTCGGTATCACCCAGGTATACGCAGAACTTTTACCAGAAGATAAACTCAACCTGATCCGCAGCTTGCAGAAACAATATCACACTGTAGCAATGGTAGGCGATGGAATTAATGATGCACCAGCTTTAGCTCAAGCAACTGTAGGAATAGCAATGGGTGGTGCGGGTAGTGATGTCGCATTAGAAACCGCAGATATTGTTTTAATAGCAGACAGACTAGAAAAAATAGTCGTCGCAATGGAACTAGGTAGGCGATCGCAATCTATCATTAAACAAAACATCACCTTTGCCCTCACATCAATTATTTTGCTAATGTTGGCGAACTTTTTGGGGAATATTAACCTACCCATCGGTGTAATTGGCCATGAAGGCTCTACAGTGTTAGTTACCCTTAACGGCTTGCGACTGCTGAGAAGATTTTAA
- a CDS encoding short-chain dehydrogenase/reductase SDR, whose protein sequence is MTRLHNKTAVITGGTSGIGFETAKQFVTEGARVIITGQDEGRLQTAAQELGSQVIPVLADVRSLSQLDNLAARVKSEFGGLDILFANAGIGFFAPLEAIDETLYDNQFDINVKGIFFTVQKLSGLLNPGASVILNASSVNEKGMAMGSVYCATKAAVRSFARNLAAELGDRLIRVNAISPGLIPTNFQTKMGLSPEALENFGNYIKQTVPLGRFGKPEEIAAAVVFLASDESSYMTAADLVVDGGYMNI, encoded by the coding sequence ATGACGCGCCTGCATAATAAAACCGCTGTAATTACTGGCGGTACATCAGGGATTGGGTTTGAGACTGCGAAACAGTTTGTAACAGAAGGGGCGCGGGTAATTATTACCGGACAAGATGAAGGACGTTTGCAAACCGCAGCCCAAGAACTGGGTTCTCAGGTAATTCCGGTGCTGGCGGATGTGCGATCGCTTTCTCAACTGGATAATTTAGCAGCACGAGTAAAATCAGAATTTGGCGGGCTTGATATTTTGTTTGCTAACGCCGGAATCGGATTTTTTGCACCATTAGAAGCGATCGACGAAACCTTGTATGATAATCAATTTGATATCAATGTTAAGGGTATCTTTTTCACTGTACAGAAGCTCTCTGGTTTACTGAATCCAGGCGCTAGTGTCATTTTAAATGCTTCCTCAGTCAATGAAAAAGGTATGGCGATGGGCAGTGTGTATTGTGCGACAAAAGCGGCTGTGCGTTCATTTGCGCGTAATTTAGCGGCAGAATTAGGCGATCGCCTAATTAGAGTCAATGCGATTAGTCCTGGTTTAATTCCTACTAATTTTCAAACCAAAATGGGCTTATCACCAGAAGCCCTAGAAAATTTTGGCAATTATATTAAGCAAACCGTACCTTTGGGACGCTTTGGTAAACCAGAAGAAATTGCGGCGGCGGTAGTTTTCCTAGCTAGTGATGAGTCATCTTACATGACTGCGGCAGATTTAGTGGTTGATGGTGGCTATATGAACATTTAG
- a CDS encoding glutathione S-transferase domain protein gives MLIKYLCLYGIFAQKSKIMAKLTVYGTPLSTYVRTVRLLLEEASVDYTLKEIDIFTGENQSPEYLAKNPFGKVPTLEIDAEVVYETPAITDYLNTVFANQQFSPSEPLLQARMRQIITIIDNYLYPSAIGTIVIQRLIVPSRGGQPDEDKIKNAVAPAQKAIQAIEAIAVSSPYLLGSQLSIADFYLIPIFIYLVQTPEYEVITAHTPKLRTWWEQAQQLESVKKICA, from the coding sequence TTGTTGATAAAGTATCTTTGTCTTTATGGGATTTTTGCTCAAAAATCTAAAATTATGGCAAAGCTCACTGTTTACGGAACTCCCCTCAGTACTTATGTTCGTACTGTCCGGTTGCTGCTTGAGGAAGCAAGTGTAGACTATACCCTCAAAGAAATTGATATCTTCACAGGCGAAAATCAATCACCAGAGTACCTAGCCAAAAATCCTTTTGGGAAAGTCCCAACACTGGAGATAGATGCAGAAGTAGTATACGAAACTCCAGCAATTACTGACTACCTAAATACAGTCTTTGCTAATCAGCAGTTCAGTCCATCTGAACCACTACTTCAGGCGCGGATGCGTCAAATTATCACAATTATTGATAACTATTTATATCCTAGTGCGATCGGAACAATTGTCATTCAACGCCTGATTGTGCCAAGTCGGGGCGGTCAGCCAGATGAGGATAAAATCAAAAATGCTGTTGCACCCGCACAAAAAGCCATACAAGCAATTGAAGCGATCGCTGTTAGTAGCCCATATCTGCTTGGTAGCCAACTGAGTATTGCCGATTTCTACCTGATTCCCATTTTTATCTACCTGGTTCAAACTCCAGAATACGAAGTCATTACGGCTCACACTCCCAAACTGCGGACTTGGTGGGAGCAAGCCCAGCAGCTTGAGAGCGTCAAAAAGATCTGTGCATAA
- a CDS encoding dienelactone hydrolase, whose product MKTTLLLNVEEQIVIVELAKARLKGELVVPTGAEGLVLFAHGSASSRYSTRNHYLAHVLRQEAKLATLLIDILTKEEEAIDQRTKHFRSDISFLSDRLVAVTDWLLANPLTRHLKLGYFGADTGASAALLAAATRPMAVKAIVSRSGQTDLVSEAIACVHTPTLLIVGGNDLPIIAMNEDALANIPAFNKQLEIIAGATHQFSEPGTLEEVARLASQWFKHYLKSPDSGLIDLQSMSLN is encoded by the coding sequence ATGAAAACTACATTACTACTCAACGTTGAAGAACAAATTGTCATTGTCGAACTGGCAAAAGCTAGACTTAAAGGAGAATTGGTTGTTCCGACTGGTGCTGAAGGGCTTGTATTGTTTGCACATGGTAGTGCTAGTAGTCGTTACAGTACCCGCAACCACTATCTCGCTCATGTACTACGTCAGGAAGCTAAACTAGCGACTTTGTTGATAGACATACTCACCAAAGAAGAAGAAGCCATAGACCAGCGCACCAAACATTTTCGCAGTGATATTAGCTTTCTGAGCGATCGCTTAGTGGCTGTCACAGACTGGTTGTTAGCAAATCCTTTGACTCGTCATCTCAAACTTGGTTATTTTGGTGCAGATACAGGTGCTAGTGCAGCCTTGTTAGCAGCTGCAACACGTCCAATGGCTGTAAAAGCGATTGTTTCCCGTAGTGGACAAACTGATTTAGTCAGTGAAGCCATAGCTTGTGTACACACCCCAACTTTGTTAATTGTTGGTGGTAATGACTTGCCCATCATAGCGATGAATGAAGATGCACTGGCAAATATTCCCGCATTCAACAAGCAACTAGAGATTATTGCTGGAGCAACTCATCAGTTTAGCGAACCTGGAACCTTAGAAGAAGTAGCAAGATTGGCGAGTCAATGGTTTAAACACTATCTCAAATCACCTGATTCAGGGTTAATAGATTTACAAAGTATGTCGCTGAATTAG